One window of the Nicotiana tabacum cultivar K326 chromosome 4, ASM71507v2, whole genome shotgun sequence genome contains the following:
- the LOC107775685 gene encoding dehydration-responsive element-binding protein 1B-like: MDIFRSFYSDPLADSSSLSDSSSSCNRANLSDEEVMLASNNPKKRAGRKKFRETRHPVYRGVRKRNSGKWVSEVREPNKKSRIWLGTFPSAEMAARAHDVAAIALRGRSACLNFADSAWKLPIPASTDAKDIQKAAAEAAEAFRSSEAEKMPEYTGEDSKEVNTTPENMFYMDEETLFCMPGLLANMAEGLMLPPPQCSQIGDHLEADVDMPLWSYSI; this comes from the coding sequence ATGGATATCTTTCGTAGCTTTTACTCGGACCCACTTGCTGATTCTTCATCACTTTCTGATAGTAGCAGCTCCTGTAATAGAGCTAACCTTTCTGATGAAGAAGTTATGTTAGCTTCAAATAACCCCAAGAAGCGGGCAGGGAGGAAGAAGTTTCGAGAAACTCGACACCCAGTATACAGGGGAGTGAGAAAGAGGAATTCAGGCAAGTGGGTTTCTGAAGTCAGAGAACCAAACAAGAAATCAAGAATATGGCTTGGCACTTTCCCTTCTGCAGAAATGGCGGCTAGAGCGCATGACGTGGCGGCTATTGCATTAAGGGGCCGTTCTGCTTGCTTGAACTTCGCAGACTCTGCTTGGAAGTTGCCTATTCCTGCCTCAACCGACGCCAAGGATATTCAGAAAGCGGCGGCTGAGGCCGCGGAGGCATTCCGGTCATCGGAGGCCGAAAAAATGCCGGAATACACAGGAGAAGATTCAAAGGAAGTGAACACTACTCCTGAAAATATGTTTTATATGGATGAGGAGACGCTATTCTGCATGCCGGGATTACTAGCAAATATGGCTGAAGGATTAATGTTACCTCCACCTCAGTGTTCACAAATTGGAGATCATTTGGAAGCTGATGTTGACATGCCTTTGTGGAGTTATTCTATTTAA